One window of the Lytechinus pictus isolate F3 Inbred chromosome 5, Lp3.0, whole genome shotgun sequence genome contains the following:
- the LOC129262314 gene encoding myosin-11-like, with translation MATAAQRSANKKKKAVPRVAPTLDPKAEIERPPSVASHNSWLAGNIDSEEVDRVSTPVQHLTPVSGSLTSVREFENDGQANENRPVSPRATIPGSRPLSPRSPSPGNLLDRPTTPSSGRLSPLDGIMGKKKSKVMPTEEELPNADLIRHTPEPMEAWSDQSMADLNDDTGRHRPKTAKNTRTNSRTRTPGEGGHSGSVPSMHSVISVKEASEDHRMNGVTEGHRSLALMPSTSARHEEDNRSLVSTTSRSRMTLPQMEHEQQAYVPFIYARDCIARVMEDMKKMKGNHIRIVHEIQDNYRQIEDQTQDQFNVFVINLRSQYKEKVVTFRQVIEVHRKELDSHKSYWEQTLMSLSQRNRELMKEKKRLLIINKVEIERLEKEKEELRSSLTHQTDKEHQQVTATKKELEESNEEKKIIQDELQSEKEEVKRLRAELEALKSSSGDMVVPVVAGVERSSSRSSSRVDVAPVPVVIGGGGLGEEERQRLQDEKAEMQEKYIESQKEYVILQNKYASLEAQFQMVAKAASDGNKMDDQIESLKNDQETMRQEEEELTEEISKWEEDFKEKNGREPTEEETPMSVRELQTQLDEVQNMQSDLGSKVTTLTAIKEGNIPEPEPVSAPEPIIKTVEVTVPDPTTVAALAAAQKKIAELKAQVTGLEKEIKKAKKEKTSVTRSKKDDKEERNLRLVLQAVLKQVHEINDEEITPKERVATRLEEAELANPGLLEQKDKAKEDPDGSDSLTATSQQVLSNEMDILALSMIQTGVIPDELGGMITPQVIVAGGGGEGGVSSEEMEELKARITELEEENESLTDSNKELEEAKEDMEEKIEDLEAKIKELEESGGAAGSGATAALAMANLDLDDDDMEGMSGQVTALQLKMDSLEKELQKEKEAHSRTKEEVETLDEEIERLKAEKADDSAGGDAKVEAAKAALVAEMALQTKQISDYEKKIKALEQDKLKNVPPDTAKEINSLYDRVRELERERDAAQKEAIAKTAEANKINVDFVSTQKFLEKEREANKKHQATLKAKMAEKDKHAKELVANTEKKYNERLEQNKNQITVLEKKVKTLSAAGAGAGAKAGAAKSDAKTEKKIQMLQDQNAALKKQVQEEQAKAKQLKDDVKEAKAAGAGDKNATKKIEKQIKDLEKKLEMEMKKHEREAKKATEFEAELKTTTKDRDSLKDEVAKLTAQIASLGVAAEEALELKEKCTTLEKENKELQKELKAANENYNSERVLRKKYYNMVEDMKGKIRVYCRARPLSGSEKERGNYSIIKAPDEYTIDIASSRGNKEFQFDHIFMPENTQADIFEDTDRLIQSAVDGYNVCIFAYGQTGSGKTFTMIGDKEQKFPGIAPRAFKKIYELIEENKSKFSFRVYTYMLELYNDKLIDLYNKTKGDPPKLDIKKDKKGMVYINGSVIQEAGNSKELYGLFEEGSANRHVASTKMNAESSRSHLVIGVIIESTNLGTGAVVKGKLTLVDLAGSERSAKTGATAEQLKEANSINKSLSALADVISALSSEQSFIPYRNNKLTMLMQDSLGGNAKTLMFVNISPADYNAEETVISLTYASRVKLITNDASKNADNKEIARLKDVIAKLKKGETVDEDDME, from the exons ATGGCTACTGCCGCTCAGAGATCAGCCAATAAGAAAAAGAAGGCTGTTCCTCGAGTAGCGCCAACACTAGACCCAAAAGCAGAGATAGAGAGACCCCCGTCGGTAGCATCACACAACT catGGTTAGCAGGAAACATTGACAGTGAAGAGGTTGACAGAGTATCAACCCCAGTACAACACCTTACACCTGTATCAGGAAGCCTTACATCAGTCAgagaatttgaaaatgatggcCAGGCAAAT GAAAATCGTCCAGTTTCACCGAGGGCCACTATTCCAGGAAGTAGGCCACTCTCACCGCGGTCCCCCAGCCCTGGGAACCTATTGGATAGGCCCACAACACCAAGCAGTGGAAGATTAAGTCCTCTGGATGGCATTATGGGTAAAAAGAAGTCAAAGGTCATGCCCACAGAGGAGGAACTGCCAAACGCTGATTTGATACGTCATACTCCAGAGCCTATGGAAG CATGGAGTGATCAAAGCATGGCTGACCTCAACGATGATACAGGACGTCATCGTCCCAAAACTGCAAAGAATACCCGAACCAACTCTAGGACACGCACCCCTGGTGAGGGAGGACACTCTGGGAGTGTTCCCAGCATGCACTCTGTCATCAGCGTCAAGGAAGCATCAGAGGACCACAGGATGAACGGTGTCACGGAAGGTCATAGGTCACTTGCTCTTATGCCTTCGACGAGTGCAAGACATGAAGAAG ACAACCGTAGCCTTGTATCCACGACGTCCCGTTCCCGTATGACCCTTCCTCAGATGGAACATGAGCAGCAAGCTTACGTCCCATTTATCTACGCAAGGGACTGCATCGCGAGGGTGATGGAAGatatgaagaagatgaaggggAATCACATCCgcatagttcatgaaattcaGGACAACTACAGACAGATTGAAGATCAAACACAG GATCAATTCAATGTGTTTGTCATCAATCTGAGATCACAGTACAAAGAAAAGGTTGTGACCTTTAGGCAGGTGATCGAAGTGCACCGGAAGGAACTCGACAGTCACAAATCATACTGGGAACAAACTCTGATG aGTTTGAGTCAACGAAACAGAGAATTaatgaaagagaagaagagatTGCTTATAATTAACAAGGTTGAGATCGAAAGActggaaaaagaaaag GAAGAATTAAGAAGTTCCTTGACTCATCAAACAGATAAAGAACACCAACAGGTCACTGCCACCAAGAAGGAATTAGAGGAatcaaatgaagaaaagaag ATCATCCAAGATGAACTTCAGAGTGAGAAGGAGGAGGTGAAGCGGCTTCGTGCAGAACTTGAGGCATTGAAGTCCTCCTCGGGAGATATGGTGGTACCAGTCGTTGCAGGAGTCGAGAGGTCCTCATCGAGGTCCTCATCAAGGGTGGATGTTGCTCCCGTTCCAGTGGTCATCGGTGGAGGCGGTCTCGGGGAAGAGGAGAGGCAGCGACTTCAAGATGAGAAGGCAGAGATGCAAGAGAAATACATTGAATCACAGAAG gaatatgtaataCTACAAAACAAGTATGCCTCGCTGGAAGCCCAGTTTCAGATGGTTGCCAAGGCAGCATCGGATGGTAACAAGATGGATGATCAGATAGAGAGTCTAAAGAACGATCAAGAAACGATGAggcaggaggaggaggagttgACGGAAGAGATTAGTAAATGGGAGGAGGATTTCAAAGAGAAGAATGGCAGGGAGCCGACAGAGGAGGAGAC GCCTATGAGTGTGAGGGAGTTACAGACCCAACTAGATGAGGTCCAGAACATGCAGTCTGACCtcgggtcaaaggtcacaaccCTGACCGCTATCAAGGAAGGTAACATCCCGGAGCCAGAACCTGTCAGTGCCCCAGAACCGATCATCAAAACTGTAGAG GTGACAGTGCCCGATCCAACAACAGTAGCAGCCCTTGCTGCAGCACAAAAGAAAATAGCAGAGCTTAAGGCTCAGGTAACAGGTTTGGAGAAAGAGATCAAGAAGGCaaagaaggagaaaacaagTGTGACAAGATCCAAGAAGGATGACAAGGAGGAGAGAAATCTGAGATTGGTTCTTCAAGCAGTTCTTAAACAG gtacatgaaataaatgatgaaGAAATCACGCCAAAGGAAAGAGTAGCAACAAGACTTGAAGAAGCCGAGCTAGCCAACCCTGGCTTGTTAGAACAGAAAGACAAAGCCAAAGAAGATCCAGATGG AAGTGACTCCCTCACTGCAACCAGTCAGCAGGTTCTTTCTAACGAGATGGATATTTTAGCTCTTAGTATGATACAGACTGGAGTGATCCCTGATGAGCTTGGTGGGATGATAACACCACAAGTTATCGTTGCTG gagggggaggagaaggaggTGTCTCCAGTGAAGAGATGGAGGAGCTGAAAGCCCGCATCACGGAGCTGGAGGAGGAGAATGAGTCCCTCACGGACTCCAACAAGGAGCTGGAGGAGGCCAAGGAGGACATGGAGGAGAAGATAGAGGATCTGGAGGCTAAGATTAAGGAACTTGAAGAATCAGGAGGAGCCGCTGGCAGTGGAGCTACTGCAGCTTTAGCCATGGCCAATCTTGACCTGGACGATGATGATATGGAA GGTATGAGTGGTCAGGTGACTGCCCTTCAATTGAAGATGGACAGCCTGGAGAAGGAGCTCCAGAAGGAGAAAGAAGCCCATTCCAGGACCAAGGAGGAGGTGGAGACCCTCGATGAGGAGATAGAGAGACTCAAGGCGGAGAAGGCCGATGACTCCGCCGGTGGGGATGCAAAGGTGGAAGCCGCTAAAGCAGCACTGGTCGCAGAGATGGCCCTGCAGACCAAG CAAATTTCTGattatgagaagaaaattaaggCATTGGAGCAGGATAAGTTGAAGAATGTCCCACCTGACACTGCCAAAGAGATAAACAGTCTGTACGACAGAGTG AGAGAgttagagagagaaagggatgCAGCTCAGAAGGAGGCCATTGCCAAAACAGCAGAAGCTAATAAGATAAACGTTGACTTTGTCAGCACACAGAAGTTCttggagaaagaaagggaggccAACAAGAAACATCAG GCAACACTGAAGGCCAAGATGGCTGAGAAAGACAAGCATGCCAAGGAGCTAGTAGCGAACACGGAGAAGAAATACAACGAGAGGCTGGAGCAGAATAAGAACCAGATCACTGTCCTGGAGAAGAAGGTCAAAACTCTCTCGGCAGCTGGAGCTGGAGCAGGAGCCAAGGCTGGAGCAGCCAAG AGCGATGCAAAGACAGAGAAGAAGATCCAGATGCTGCAGGATCAGAATGCAGCCCTAAAGAAGCAGGTCCAAGAAGAACAAGCCAAGGCTAAACAACTCAAGGATGATGTCAAAGAAGCTAAAGCAGCTGGAGCAGGAGAT AAAAACGCAACTAAGAAGATTGAGAAACAGATCAAGGATTTGGAGAAGAAACTGGAAATGGAGATGAAGAAACATGAGAGGGAAGCTAAGAAGGCAACAGAATTCGAAGCAGAACTCAAGACAACTACAAAG GATAGAGACTCGTTGAAGGATGAGGTTGCCAAACTTACAGCTCAGATAGCATCTTTGGGCGTGGCTGCGGAGGAGGCATTAGAACTCAAAGAGAAATGTACCACGCTTGAGAAGGAGAATAAGGAACTACAGAAGGAGCTGAAGGCTGCCAATGAAAACTACAATAGTGAGAGG GTGTTGAGGAAGAAGTACTACAACATGGTCGAGGATATGAAAGGCAAGATTCGTGTTTACTGCAGAGCAAGACCCCTCAGTGGTTcagagaaagaaagg GGCAATTATTCCATCATCAAAGCTCCCGATGAATACACGATTGATATTGCATCATCAAGAGGCAACAAGGAGTTCCAGTTTGATCACATTTTCATGCCAGAGAACACGCAAGCGGATATCTTTGAGGATACTGAT CGCTTGATCCAATCAGCGGTGGATGGCTACAACGTTTGTATCTTTGCCTATGGTCAAACCGGCTCAGGAAAGACCTTTACTATGATCGGAGACAAAGAACAGAAGTTCCCTGGTATAGCTCCAAGAGCCTTCAAGAAAATCTATGAGCTTATTGAAGAAAACAA atcaaaattttcattccgTGTCTACACCTATATGCTGGAGTTGTACAACGACAAGTTGATTGATCTCtacaataaaacaaaaggaGAT CCTCCCAAGTTGGACATCAAGAAGGACAAGAAGGGTATGGTGTACATCAATGGCTCTGTGATCCAAGAGGCCGGGAACTCCAAGGAGCTCTATGGTCTCTTTGAAGAGGGTTCAGCCAACAGGCACGTCGCTTCGACAA AGATGAATGCTGAAAGTTCTCGTTCTCATCTTGTGATTGGGGTCATTATTGAGAGTACTAATCTCGGGACTGGAGCAGTAGTGAAAGGCAAGCTCACCCTGGTCGATTTAGCTGGAAGTGAGCGTTCAGCAAAGACTGGGGCCACTGCAGAACAACTGAAG GAAGCTAACTCGATCAACAAATCTTTGAGTGCTTTGGCTGATGTGATCTCAGCGTTGTCCAGCGAGCAGTCCTTCATCCCGTACAGAAACAACAAACTCACTATGCTCATGCAAGACTCCCTCGGTGGCAACGCCAAGACGCTCATGTTCGTCAACATCTCACCCGCAGATTACAATGCAGAGGAAACCGTCATATCTCTCAC GTATGCATCCCGTGTGAAGCTCATTACCAATGATGCATCAAAGAATGCAGACAACAAAGAAATTGCAAGACTTAAGGAT GTCATTGCCAAACTCAAGAAGGGAGAGACAGTGGATGAAGACGATATGGAATAG